From one Coffea eugenioides isolate CCC68of chromosome 11, Ceug_1.0, whole genome shotgun sequence genomic stretch:
- the LOC113753891 gene encoding 60S ribosomal protein L23a, with the protein MAPKADTTKKLDTKAQAAKVAKFVKSGTTFKKKAKKIRTKVTFHRPKTLKKDGNPKYPRISAPSRNKLDHYQILKYPLTTESAMKKIEDNNTMVFIVDIRADKKKIKDAVKKMYDIQTKKVNTLIRPDGTKKAYVRLTPDYDALDVANKIGII; encoded by the coding sequence ATGGCTCCTAAAGCTGACACCACAAAAAAGCTTGATACAAAGGCTCAGGCAGCCAAGGTTGCCAAATTTGTCAAATCTGGGACAACTTTTAAGAAGAAAGCCAAGAAGATCCGGACCAAAGTTACCTTCCATCGTCCTAAGACATTGAAAAAGGACGGGAACCCGAAGTACCCACGTATCAGTGCTCCTTCTAGGAATAAGTTGGACCATTATCAGATTCTCAAATATCCTTTGACTACTGAATCTGCCATGAAAAAGATTGAAGATAACAATACCATggtattcatagttgacatCCGTGCTGATAAGAAGAAAATCAAAGATGCAGTGAAGAAGATGTACGACATAcagaccaagaaagtgaacactttgatcaggcctgatggaacaaagaaagcatatgttcggttgactccagactacgatgctttggatgtggcaaacaagattggaataatataa